Part of the Rhodobacteraceae bacterium M385 genome is shown below.
GTGGCCGAGTTCCGGCTGGACGATGACGACGCTGTCGCGGTGGACTACGTGCAGCAGCTTCGGCGCAGTTGGGGCAAGGTCGCGCGCTTAGCGAACTTCCACGGCCGAGTGGCCTTGGACCACGGCAAAGGCATGGTGTTGGAGGCGCAGGGTGACGGCACGATCAAGCCCCATGTGCTTAATACCCATTGCTGGTCAGCGGGGCTGGCGATCTATCTGAAGCCCGATGATGAGGCGATCATCATGGACTTTCCCCATCACAAAATCTGGGCACGGGTGCCGTTTGTGAACTTGACCGATAGCGTAATGTTCATACGCGGCGATCACGCCCATAACGATGCGAAAACCCCTTTCGGGGCCGGACAGCCAATTCCCATGAAGGCCGAGGACATCGCCCCGCTGATCCAGCGGCGCTTTGCGATTGATTTGCCCCGGTTCGAAGCTGAATGGCACGGCCTGACCGCTTGAACGGGTGGCGCTGTTGACAGGGTAGGCGACTCCACCTATACGGCGCGCATCTGGCTAGGACGCAACTCGTGTCCCGTAATGCCAAACTACAGTTCTGAGTGGCCACGATCCGGGCAATTTAAGCGCCTTGATCCTCTGGAAATTCCTCCGCGGCGTCCTCCAGGTAGGGAAGGGACCACGCGGTTTTGGTGTTGTCTATGTGGTTTGGCCACGCATGGGACACCAGACATAAAGATGAGCAAACCGGGGAGACCCCATGCCAACGATCCAACAGCTGATCCGCAAGCCGCGGCAGCCTAAAGTAAAACGCTCCAAGTCTCAGCACATGGAAGGCTGCCCGCAGAAGCGCGGCGTCTGCACACGTGTTTATACAACGACTCCAAAGAAGCCGAACTCGGCTATGCGGAAAGTTGCGAAGGTTCGTCTGACGAACGGCTTCGAGGTCATCAGCTACATCCCCGGTGAAAGCCACAACCTTCAGGAGCACTCTGTGGTTCTGATCCGTGGCGGTCGAGTAAAAGACCTTCCCGGTGTGCGTTACCACATCCTGCGCGGTGTACTCGACACGCAAGGCGTTAAAGACCGCCGCCAGCGTCGTTCGAAGTACGGCGCCAAGCGCCCCAAATAAGGAGAGCAGCAGATGTCACGTCGTCACGCCGCCGAGAAACGCCAGGTTCTGCCAGACGCCAAATTTGGCGATATGGTCCTGACCAAATTCATGAACAACCTGATGATCGACGGCAAAAAGTCCGTCGCTGAGCGGATTGTTTACAACGCCTTCGATCGTGTTGAAGGCAAGTTGAAGCGCGCCCCCGTGGAAGTTTTCCACGAAGCGCTTGAAAACATCAAACCCGCCGTGGAAGTCCGCTCCCGCCGTGTGGGTGGTGCCACCTATCAGGTGCCCGTTGATGTGCGCCCCGAGCGCCGCGAAGCATTGGCCATCCGTTGGTTGATCAACGCGTCCCGCGCCCGGAACGAGAACACCATGGAAGAGCGTCTGGCCGGTGAGCTGGTTGATGCGGTCAACATGCGTGGTTCCGCCGTTAAAAAGCGCGAAGACACCCACAAGATGGCCGACGCCAACCGCGCGTTCAGCCACTACCGCTGGTAATAATTCGGCGCCGGTTCATCCCGGCGCTGACAAGCGATCAGGCGGCCCCAACCGGGGGCCGCTTCCCCGTTTAAACTTTAGTCTTAGGACAACCCATGGCACGCGATTATCCTCTCGAGCGCTACCGTAACTTCGGAATTATGGCCCACATTGATGCGGGCAAAACAACCTGTTCCGAGCGGATTCTGTATTACACAGGTAAATCCCACAACATCGGTGAGGTGCACGATGGTGCAGCCACGATGGACTGGATGGAGCAGGAGCAGGAGCGTGGCATCACGATCACCTCCGCTGCGACCACCACGTTCTGGGAGCGGACAGAAAACGGCACCGAAGCCGATTCTGAAAAGCACCGTCTGAACATCATCGACACCCCCGGCCACGTTGACTTCACCATTGAGGTTGAGCGTTCCTTGGCCGTTCTCGACGGCGCGGTTTGCGTGCTGGACGCGAACGCCGGTGTTGAGCCTCAGACTGAAACGGTTTGGCGTCAGGCCGACCGCTACAAAGTTCCTCGGATGGTGTTCGTCAACAAGATGGACAAGATCGGCGCGGACTTCTTCAACTGCGTTCACATGATCGAAGACCGCACTGGCGCCCGCGCCATCCCCGTCGGCGTGCCAATCGGCGCCGAGACGGAGCTGGAAGGCCTGGTTGACCTCGTGACCATGGAAGAGTGGCTGTGGCAGGGTGAAGACCTTGGCGCGTCCTGGGTGAAGGCGCCGATCCGCGCCGAGCTCCAAGACATGGCCAACGAATGGCGTGCGAAGATGATCGAAGCCGCCGTCGAGCAAGACGACGACGCGATGGAAGCCTACCTGATGGAAGGCACCGAGCCCGACGTTCCAACCCTGCGCGCCTTGCTGCGTAAGGGCACGCTCGCCATGGCATTCGTTCCCGTTCTGGGCGGTTCCGCATTCAAGAACAAAGGCGTGCAGCCCCTGCTGAACGCTGTTGTTGACTACCTGCCGAGCCCGCTCGATGTGGTTGACTACATGGGCTTTAAGCCCGGCGACGAAGAAGAAGTTCGGAACATCGCTCGCCGTGCCGACGACGACATGGCCTTCTCGGGCCTGGCGTTCAAAATCATGAACGACCCCTTCGTGGGCTCCTTGACCTTTGTCCGGATCTACTCCGGTCAGCTGCGCAAGGGCGACAACATGATCAACTCGACCAAAGGCAACAACGAGCGCGTTGGTCGAATGATGATGATGCACTCCAACAACCGCGAAGAGATCGAAGAGGCATTCGCCGGCGACATCATCGCGTTGGGTGGCCTGAAGAACACGACGACCGGTGACACGCTTTGCGACAAGAACGACCCCGTTGTTCTGGAAACGATGACGTTCCCCGATCCAGTGATCGAGATCGCCGTTGAGCCCAAGACGAAAGCGGACCAAGAGAAAATGGCGATGGCGCTTCAGCGCTTGTCGGCAGAAGACCCCTCTTTCCGCGTTGAGACTGATTTGGAATCCGGCCAGACCATTATGCGTGGTATGGGCGAACTCCACCTCGACATTCTCGTCGATCGCATGAAGCGTGAGTTCAAGGTTGAAGCCAACATCGGTGCGCCTCAGGTGGCTTACCGTGAGACGATCGGCCACGAAGTCGAGCATACCTACACCCACAAGAAACAGTCGGGTGGTTCGGGTCAGTACGCTGAAGTCAAACTGCTCATCTCTCCAACGGAGCCGGGCGAAGGTTACTCGTTCGAATCCAAGATCGTTGGTGGTGCTGTTCCAAAAGAATACATCCCCGGCGTCGAGAAGGGCATCAAGTCCGTCATGGACAGCGGTCCGCTTGCGGGCTTCCCCGTGATCGACTTCAAGGTGCAACTGCTGGACGGTAAGTTCCACGACGTTGACTCCTCGGTTCTCGCATTTGAAATCGCATCCCGCATGGGTATGCGTGAAGGGATGCGGAAAGCGGGCGCCAAGCTGCTCGAGCCTATCATGAAGGTCGAGGTCATTACGCCAGAGGATTACACCGGTGGTATCATCGGCGACCTCACATCGCGTCGTGGTCAGGTTCAGGGTCAAGATACGCGCGGCAATGCCATCGCGATCGACGCCTTTGTTCCGCTGGCCAACATGTTCGGCTACATCAACACCCTGCGTTCCATGTCTTCGGGCCGCGCGCAGTTCTCGATGCAGTTCGATCACTACGAACCCGTTCCGCAGAACATCTCGGACGAGATCCAAGCGAAATACGCCTAAGTGGCGGGGCGGATCGTCCGCCCGCCCCACCCAACTGGGCCCTCGCGCCCGAGATCAAATTAAGGAGGCCATCCCATGGCAAAGGAAAAGTTTGAACGCTCTAAGCCGCATGTGAACATCGGCACGATTGGTCACGTTGACCACGGCAAGACGACGCTGACGGCGGCGATCACCAAGCAGTTTGGTGACTTCCGCGCGTATGACGAGATTGACGGTGCGCCCGAAGAGAAAGCGCGCGGGATCACCATCTCGACGGCGCACGTTGAGTACGAGACGGAGACCCGTCATTACGCGCACGTAGACTGCCCAGGCCACGCTGACTATGTGAAGAACATGATCACCGGTGCGGCTCAGATGGACGGCGCGATCTTGGTGGTTAACGCCGCTGACGGTCCTATGCCCCAGACGCGCGAGCACATCCTGCTCGGTCGTCAGGTCGGCATTCCGTACATGGTTGTTTACATGAACAAAGTTGACCAGGTTGACGACGAGGAGCTGCTGGAGCTCGTGGAAATGGAAATCCGCGAACTGCTGTCTTCCTACGAGTACCCTGGCGACGACATTCCTGTGATCCCTGGTTCGGCTCTGGCCGCTCTGGAAGACCGCGACGATGCGATCGGCAAAGACTCCATCGCCAAGCTGATGGCGGCTGTGGACGATTACATCCCGACGCCCGCGCGCGCCGTGGACCAGCCGTTCCTGATGCCGATCGAAGACGTGTTCTCGATCTCTGGCCGTGGCACGGTTGTGACCGGTCGTGTTGAGCGTGGCGTGATCAACGTCGGCGAAGAAATCGAGATCGTGGGCATCCGCGACACCACCAAGACGACTTGCACGGGCGTTGAAATGTTCCGCAAGCTTCTGGACCGTGGTGAGGCGGGCGACAACATCGGCGCGCTGCTGCGTGGTGTTGACCGTGAGGGCGTTGAGCGCGGGCAGATTCTCTGCAAGCCGGGTTCTGTCAAGCCGCACACGAAGTTCGAAGCCGAGGCGTATATCCTGACCAAGGAAGAGGGTGGCCGTCACACGCCGTTCTTCGCCAACTACCGTCCTCAGTTCTACTTCCGTACCACGGACGTAACGGGCACGGTTGAGCTCCCAGCGGGCACCGAGATGGTGATGCCGGGCGACAACCTGAAGTTCAACGTTGAGCTGATCGCCCCAATCGCGATGGAAGACGGCCTGCGCTTTGCCATCCGTGAAGGTGGCCGGACCGTTGGTGCTGGTGTTGTTGCGAAGATCATCGAGTAACCGCGACTTTTCCTAAGAAAAGTCTGCGGAGTGGGCCTTGGGTGGCAGTGTCTTTTGGAAACCAAAAGATCACGAGAGCCCGAGGCATCACCCGGTAGAAATAGAAAAGGCCGCCCCGAACCGGGCGGCCTTTTTCATGGAAGGGCCGTCGAGGGTTTTGAACAGCGGCGGGAAAAGGCGCTCTTGCTGAAGCTAAACAAGCCGGCCCACACCGTTGAAGCTGGGACGGCCCTCGCCAAAAGCGGGGGCCTTGTTCCATGCCTCCCCCCAAACGGCACGCACCGCCTCTCCCTTCATCTTGGCAAATACACCTCCCCCCGGAGGGCCCCTCACCACACGGCAATACGCCTCCAAAAAGGACGCGCCGCGGCGGATAAGCCGTGACCTGCTTCCCTGAGAAGTCCGCCGCAGTCAGGCGGCTTTCTCAGTGGCGGACTGAAGGTTCAACCGGCGGCGCGGCCTCGGCGGTCGGTTGCTTTGTGCACCGCGACAACAACAGGGTTTCAAACGCCGCGAAAACGCGGTTCATGGGGGCCTTCTTGTAGGGAAAGGTGCGCTCGCAATCCATGTCGTGGACGATCAATGCGTTGTCTGCCTCAAAGAGGATCAGGTTGCCCGCCGCGTCCTCGGCGCAATCAATGCCGAAATAGTCCAGACCAAGGGCAGCTGCCAGAAGCTCAAAAGTCGCTGCGTGGCGCTTCCCGATGCCCGTCGCGAACCCAGCCATGAACGCGGCTTCCTCTTGGCGCTTTTCTTCGGAGGCGGCCATGTTCGCGTTCATGTACCAGACATTCCACTGATCCGAGACTGCCATGTGACATGGATAGGCTTTTCCGTCGATGACGATGATGCGGTACTTACGGAAACACCTATCGGTGGGCGAGGCGTAGTCAATGAATTCGCTTACATAGAACGCTTTTTCGGGCCGGTCGGAGAGGTAGCTCAGGAAATCTTTGCGGGTCTCGATCTTCCGCAAACCGTGCCCGGCATGGGAGCCTTCAGGGCGCACCACGAAGGGATAGCTGCCAATGCCACCCCAATCATGATCGCCCTCCCTCAACGCCAGGGTCAGGTCATGGCGGGCCCAGAGCGCCGTTTGGGGCAGATGCAGCCCGGGCACGTCAGCGAAAAGATCGGGGAGGAGATCGCGCTTGGGCTTTACGAGAATTGGGGGCAGGTTGATTACGGTCGTGTCGCTAAGGGCGCTGATGGCGCGTACGGTGGCGAAGAACTTGTCAGCATCTGCCCCATCGGCAGGCGCTGCGCAGAAGGCGACGTCGTGGCGAGGCGGAACTTGCAGGTTGGAGTCGTCAAGATCCGGGTAGAAAGTGACCACATCAAAGGTGTCGTTATGAAGTAGGAACTCTATAGGGGTGTTGCCGCCCATATGTAGGGACGCTGCATAGACCAAAAGCGTTTTGCGCGGAGCCTTGCTTCGATGGGTTCGAAACACCCGGCATGATGACAGCGCCTCTGCCTGATGTTCCAACCCTTCGGCCCGATTGCCAAGCAATTGCTCGACCGTGGAAAGGTCCATCAAGGCTCCGGCACGGGTTTGCGCATGGGCGGTCAGGGCGGCAAGTTCATCCCGGAAGGGGATAAGGTCGACCCCTTCATAGGCGAATTTGGTTAAGGCGGCTGTTCCCAGCTTTGTTTGAGGTTCCATTCTGGCTCCTATCCAAGTGGAGACAGGCTGGCAGAGAACTCTTAATGATTGGTTGATCCTCCGTGGGCCACTCTGGGGATTTCCGCGTCGGCGCGAAAAGTAGTGCGCGGTGCACAGACCCCTTGCCAGCCCTCGCGACTCCGCCTATACGCGCGCTATCCAACGGGGTGCGCCGAGTGCGCGCCCTCTTTTGTTGGTCAGAAACTATCTACGCGCACCTCTGGTGCGACAGACGCGATGAGGGTTTGCGATGAGCGCCGGTCCTCCTCTCCGATCTAGGCCCTAACTAAAGGGTGATGTCACATGGCAGTTAGCCAGAACATCCGCATTCGCCTTAAGGCGTTTGACTACCGGGTTCTCGATGCTTCCACGCAGGAAATCGTGAACACCGCAAAGCGCACAGGCGCACAGGTTCGCGGACCCATCCC
Proteins encoded:
- a CDS encoding putative rhamnosyl transferase encodes the protein MAEGVQIQGLCRFSFPCTGGFKKYHESLEDRRAALYAPKRLDERTLWFEHIFLPPLRAQTDKDFTLHLLLGEDFPDPWRSRVEAAIADVPQVQAHWREPGDHRAICRDVMWGGRDGSRAVVAEFRLDDDDAVAVDYVQQLRRSWGKVARLANFHGRVALDHGKGMVLEAQGDGTIKPHVLNTHCWSAGLAIYLKPDDEAIIMDFPHHKIWARVPFVNLTDSVMFIRGDHAHNDAKTPFGAGQPIPMKAEDIAPLIQRRFAIDLPRFEAEWHGLTA
- the rpsL gene encoding 30S ribosomal protein S12, which produces MPTIQQLIRKPRQPKVKRSKSQHMEGCPQKRGVCTRVYTTTPKKPNSAMRKVAKVRLTNGFEVISYIPGESHNLQEHSVVLIRGGRVKDLPGVRYHILRGVLDTQGVKDRRQRRSKYGAKRPK
- the rpsG gene encoding 30S ribosomal protein S7 → MSRRHAAEKRQVLPDAKFGDMVLTKFMNNLMIDGKKSVAERIVYNAFDRVEGKLKRAPVEVFHEALENIKPAVEVRSRRVGGATYQVPVDVRPERREALAIRWLINASRARNENTMEERLAGELVDAVNMRGSAVKKREDTHKMADANRAFSHYRW
- the fusA gene encoding elongation factor G, which encodes MARDYPLERYRNFGIMAHIDAGKTTCSERILYYTGKSHNIGEVHDGAATMDWMEQEQERGITITSAATTTFWERTENGTEADSEKHRLNIIDTPGHVDFTIEVERSLAVLDGAVCVLDANAGVEPQTETVWRQADRYKVPRMVFVNKMDKIGADFFNCVHMIEDRTGARAIPVGVPIGAETELEGLVDLVTMEEWLWQGEDLGASWVKAPIRAELQDMANEWRAKMIEAAVEQDDDAMEAYLMEGTEPDVPTLRALLRKGTLAMAFVPVLGGSAFKNKGVQPLLNAVVDYLPSPLDVVDYMGFKPGDEEEVRNIARRADDDMAFSGLAFKIMNDPFVGSLTFVRIYSGQLRKGDNMINSTKGNNERVGRMMMMHSNNREEIEEAFAGDIIALGGLKNTTTGDTLCDKNDPVVLETMTFPDPVIEIAVEPKTKADQEKMAMALQRLSAEDPSFRVETDLESGQTIMRGMGELHLDILVDRMKREFKVEANIGAPQVAYRETIGHEVEHTYTHKKQSGGSGQYAEVKLLISPTEPGEGYSFESKIVGGAVPKEYIPGVEKGIKSVMDSGPLAGFPVIDFKVQLLDGKFHDVDSSVLAFEIASRMGMREGMRKAGAKLLEPIMKVEVITPEDYTGGIIGDLTSRRGQVQGQDTRGNAIAIDAFVPLANMFGYINTLRSMSSGRAQFSMQFDHYEPVPQNISDEIQAKYA
- the tuf gene encoding elongation factor Tu gives rise to the protein MAKEKFERSKPHVNIGTIGHVDHGKTTLTAAITKQFGDFRAYDEIDGAPEEKARGITISTAHVEYETETRHYAHVDCPGHADYVKNMITGAAQMDGAILVVNAADGPMPQTREHILLGRQVGIPYMVVYMNKVDQVDDEELLELVEMEIRELLSSYEYPGDDIPVIPGSALAALEDRDDAIGKDSIAKLMAAVDDYIPTPARAVDQPFLMPIEDVFSISGRGTVVTGRVERGVINVGEEIEIVGIRDTTKTTCTGVEMFRKLLDRGEAGDNIGALLRGVDREGVERGQILCKPGSVKPHTKFEAEAYILTKEEGGRHTPFFANYRPQFYFRTTDVTGTVELPAGTEMVMPGDNLKFNVELIAPIAMEDGLRFAIREGGRTVGAGVVAKIIE